A segment of the Trifolium pratense cultivar HEN17-A07 linkage group LG7, ARS_RC_1.1, whole genome shotgun sequence genome:
ATAGCATATAGTTGATTGAATTTTAGTGTTAGATAAAAGTAGCAATTTAACTATACCATATaaatgcttatcaaaaaaataaataaaaaactataccatataaatatgaaatgacataaaaaaatatgtttaattaatatttaattatttcaacTAAGATAATAGGTTATAGGCAAATTGAATTAACAAACATTACATATTCAATCAGCTATCTTATTCGCTGAAGCTAGCTtataaattcaatcagctaTCCTCCTAgcatctaaatttttttaaaccCAGTTTCTATTCCTTTAAAATCTCTTTAATATTGGAGGAAGTGAAAAATGAGTTAGTGAAGACTTGTGGTATTGTTCTAAGATTAAGCATTTATTTCACGGTCAGACGcaacaaattttacaaaagttaTACTTCGGAGCTTGTACAAACTCACCGTTCATCTTAACATACGTTAAATGATCTAGCTTCAAGCAAACGGCTACAAAGAATCGTTTTCAAAAATACCAACAAAACAAAGAAGCTTCTACAATCTTTCTTCGATGTTACGCGGCTGTGGTAAAAGAGCAATGTGACCTTTCCTAGGACTTGAGAATTTGTTGTACACTGATTTGGTTTTAACATCTGCTGCACTTGCGTATATCCTCACTAATAGCTTCGCGCAATCTCTGAGAGAAACAATCATAATTAGTTAAATTTTAGAACTCGGATTACTTTATAATTGAAGATTATTACTAGCATTTAAGAAGGGAAAATACTTGATTTGTTCTATGCAGTAACCAGCTAGGTTCTGCAGATATTGATTCCAATATTGAATCCTATTGAGTATACAACGAGCCGAGTAAACAGCTGCTGCAGCAATCTGTGAAGGCGAGAATAATACCATGACATAATAATTTCCAAGTCCAAGTTCTGCTAGGTAAAATGCCATGTTCTCCATCTATACAAATATCAATAGATATTTATCAgaatcatttatttaaattggtTTGAATAGTCTCAAGATAAGCATAAGTTTGGTATCACAGTTTTGGTCTAAAAAACGTTTGACATCACGGTGGATTTGCAGAAATCACAGTGGCACCGTGATTTTGTAGAAGCTCCAAAGtgtaacatttttaaatcacgGTGGTTCACCATAACTTTGTCAAACTCGCCGCGAATCCAAATATGCACTTGGTATTTCGTAAATTTGAAGACTAAATTGGAACACTATTATAATTTCAAGGACTATAGTCTATAATGTTTATTTACTCTAAACATAACACTTACCTCTTTATCTTGAACAATAGATGCTCTAATAAGTCGAACTAAAAATACATAGGGTGTAGTTACTGTAAAATTCCATTGAAGCTTTTCAACAATATCTCTCTCCCTTGAAATAAACTGGCGTCTGTTATAAAATTTATCTGATATCTCCAACAAATCATTTACCTGCAACATCAAGCTCGAATAATGATATAGAAATTTAGAAATAATAAGAACATATCGATAGTAATGTTGAGAATTTTTGAACCTTAGGATATGACACTTCTTCATATTTGCAAGCTAAGGACATTGAACATATTGCCACTAACTGTAgctctttttttggtacattaatcAATGAGAGGTATCTATCAATTATGTTAATGTTAAGAAAGAGTGTCTCTGTCTTCAATTTAAAATGACGATGAACTTCAACCAACCAGTCCACGACAATAGTCCTCATCTTAGTATTGATTTCCCTCTGTGATTCCATGTAGTCCGAAGCTCGATTTTCTTcctgtaatataaattatattagtaATTAGTAGTTACATTAGTTTCTAGGGTCGAACTCGAGACCTCCTGCTTAAACTCGTGTATGTAAAAAGTAAAAGGAGAAAGGTATTAGGTACTTCTGTTAGCTTGTAGAAATTGTATAGTTCATCAAGATATTCATCTGCTGCTAAATTATTGGTATCATCATCTGCATCCATGTCAACAGGCTGATCCTCGGGCTCAATCAAGATTCTGCGAGCAATCTGTATGGAAACACATCACAATCTAGAAAACCACTGAAAAAGACTAAAGTGAGGATAGAGGAAGTGTACGTTTAGATTGACGATTAGTTAGGTAAAATCACAGCATGCTAGCGTGATTATGTCAAAAGCTACACTTTTGAGCTTCAATAAAATCACGGCACCactgtgattttgtcaaactcgcagtcaatccaaacatgcacgGAGTCTTTCATTTCAAACCTATCACTCATTATGTGTTGGACAGAATTGAAGCACCTTGCTTTTTGTAGTAGGTGGCGAATTCGGAATCTGGTCCTCCCTAGCAGATTTTCCGCTGCCCTCTTTTTTAGGAACTGAATCAAGTTTTTCTCCTGCTTCAGAACTATCGACATCTACAGCCTCGGGATTTGGCTTTCGAGCACAATCATCACCAACATTGTGAAAATATACATTAGGCATGTCAAACTAGATTGAGTCAATCACAAGAATTATTCGATAAGTATGCATCATTGGTTAGTTCTACAGCGTCCACCAGTACTTGGAAAATCATTTGAAATATCAACGACACTAGGCATGTTGTGGACAGAATTGAAGCACCTTGCTTAATGTAGTAAGTGGCGAATTCAGAATCGGGTCCTCCCTAGAAGATCTTCCGCTGCCCTCTTTTTTAGGAACTAAATCAAGTTTTTCTCCTGCTTCAGAACTGTCGACATGTACAGCCTCAGGATTTGGCTTTTGAGCACAATCATCACCAACATTCTGAAAACAGACGTTAGGTAGGTTAAAGTAGAACGAGTCAATCACAAGAATTATTCAATAAGTATGCATCATTAGCTAATTCTACGGCGTCCACCAGTActtgaaaatcatttgaaatTTCAACAGCAATAGGCATGTTGCATAAGTAAAAGCAGACGATCCTCCTAATTTTCACGGTTGAGACGAAGACTTGATCAGTGTCAGTTTGacgaaaacaaatataaaacaaatatgCATGCTTCAAAACATTCATTTTCATTAGAGTTTCAAACT
Coding sequences within it:
- the LOC123894043 gene encoding G2/mitotic-specific cyclin S13-7-like yields the protein MPNVYFHNVGDDCARKPNPEAVDVDSSEAGEKLDSVPKKEGSGKSAREDQIPNSPPTTKSKIARRILIEPEDQPVDMDADDDTNNLAADEYLDELYNFYKLTEEENRASDYMESQREINTKMRTIVVDWLVEVHRHFKLKTETLFLNINIIDRYLSLINVPKKELQLVAICSMSLACKYEEVSYPKVNDLLEISDKFYNRRQFISRERDIVEKLQWNFTVTTPYVFLVRLIRASIVQDKEMENMAFYLAELGLGNYYVMVLFSPSQIAAAAVYSARCILNRIQYWNQYLQNLAGYCIEQIKDCAKLLVRIYASAADVKTKSVYNKFSSPRKGHIALLPQPRNIEERL